Proteins encoded in a region of the Vibrio sp. CB1-14 genome:
- a CDS encoding ABC transporter ATP-binding protein: protein MAKVEFRNIKKSFGDVEVVKEFDFTVQDGEFVVFLGPSGCGKSTTLRMLAGLEDITSGDIFVGDKRMNKVDAKDRDLAMVFQSYALYPHMTVYENIAFALKLKGMAKRDIDVEVRKAATMLELTPLLDRKPKELSGGQRQRVAMGRAMVRTPKVFLFDEPLSNLDAKLRGTMREEIKELHRKLQTTTIYVTHDQIEAMTLADRIVILKDGYVAQVGTPTDVFKRPANKFVAQFIGNPSMNMLDAQLVDIDGEFFVELGDVHIPLPERFKAHASKNVALHFGVRPTDLYLRPEQVDHDRVLPIPVSIKDKELLGASILLKTEVAGQPFVVETQAAEVDVDDLILYLDLDAIHLFDALSENSLAID from the coding sequence ATGGCTAAAGTAGAATTTCGTAATATCAAAAAATCATTCGGCGACGTAGAAGTCGTAAAAGAGTTCGACTTTACCGTCCAGGACGGTGAGTTCGTGGTGTTTCTTGGCCCTTCGGGTTGCGGAAAATCAACAACTTTAAGAATGCTGGCTGGCTTAGAAGACATCACATCAGGTGATATCTTTGTGGGCGACAAGCGCATGAACAAAGTGGACGCAAAAGACAGAGACTTGGCGATGGTGTTCCAAAGTTATGCTTTGTACCCCCACATGACAGTGTATGAAAACATTGCTTTTGCTCTCAAACTAAAGGGCATGGCTAAGCGTGATATCGATGTTGAAGTTCGCAAAGCCGCGACCATGCTAGAGCTAACGCCACTGCTCGATCGTAAGCCGAAAGAACTGTCTGGCGGCCAACGTCAACGTGTCGCGATGGGGCGTGCGATGGTACGCACACCGAAGGTATTTTTGTTTGATGAGCCATTGTCGAACTTGGATGCCAAATTGCGCGGCACAATGCGAGAAGAAATCAAAGAACTGCATCGTAAACTACAGACCACAACCATTTACGTGACTCACGACCAGATCGAAGCCATGACGCTCGCTGATCGCATCGTCATTCTGAAGGATGGCTACGTTGCACAGGTTGGCACACCAACGGATGTCTTTAAACGTCCAGCCAACAAGTTTGTTGCTCAGTTTATTGGGAACCCATCAATGAACATGCTCGACGCACAGCTTGTCGACATCGATGGCGAATTTTTCGTTGAGCTTGGTGATGTACATATTCCACTGCCAGAACGCTTTAAAGCGCACGCTTCAAAAAATGTTGCTCTGCACTTTGGTGTACGTCCAACAGATCTTTATCTTCGCCCTGAGCAAGTCGACCATGACCGTGTGCTCCCAATCCCTGTATCAATCAAAGACAAGGAACTACTTGGCGCGAGCATCCTGTTGAAGACCGAAGTGGCTGGTCAGCCATTTGTAGTTGAAACGCAAGCGGCAGAAGTCGACGTTGACGATCTCATTCTTTATCTGGATTTAGATGCAATCCACTTGTTCGATGCCTTAAGCGAAAACTCACTCGCCATCGACTAG
- a CDS encoding GH1 family beta-glucosidase, whose product MPQFQLPLGSKMRDPQFVFGVATSSYQIEGATKEGGRCDSIWDTFCRQPGKVDNGDNGDIACDHYHLWEQDIEMIHSLGVDAYRLSIAWPRILPEEDAVNVQGLAFYERIIDKCHALGMKVYVTLYHWDLPQYLEDRGGWLNRETAYKFAHYAEVVSRYFGNKIDVYTTLNEPFVSAFLGYRWGMHAPGVVGESEGLLASHHLLLAHGLAMPVLRENAPDSLHGIVYNATPFYPESEKDEGAAMYKDAANYHWFMDPVLKGSYPELVLEREYAHKPMVLEGDLEIISAPVDYIGINYYSRGVVRFDENGDIESVPQSESEHTDIGWEIYPQGLTDLLVRIKSRYPNLPPIYITENGAAGNDECIEGKVDDEQRQRYLQQHLLALDKAIESGVNVHGYFAWSLMDNFEWAFGYVQRFGIVHVDYQTQKRTLKQSAIAYRNMLLARSEENKNG is encoded by the coding sequence ATGCCACAGTTTCAATTGCCACTTGGCTCAAAAATGCGTGACCCACAGTTTGTCTTTGGTGTTGCTACCTCCTCTTATCAAATTGAGGGCGCGACGAAAGAAGGCGGGCGCTGCGATTCGATTTGGGACACGTTTTGCCGACAACCGGGCAAGGTAGACAACGGTGACAATGGCGATATTGCTTGTGACCATTACCACCTGTGGGAACAAGATATCGAGATGATTCATTCTCTTGGTGTCGACGCCTACAGGCTGTCAATTGCATGGCCGCGTATCCTGCCTGAAGAAGACGCGGTCAACGTTCAAGGCTTAGCGTTTTATGAGCGCATTATCGACAAGTGTCATGCTCTCGGTATGAAAGTCTACGTCACGCTTTACCACTGGGATTTGCCTCAATATTTAGAAGACCGAGGTGGATGGCTTAATCGTGAAACGGCGTATAAGTTTGCTCACTATGCTGAGGTAGTAAGTCGCTACTTTGGTAATAAGATCGATGTCTACACCACGCTAAACGAACCGTTTGTATCCGCTTTCCTTGGTTATCGCTGGGGGATGCATGCACCTGGCGTAGTCGGGGAGTCTGAAGGGCTTTTAGCGTCGCATCACCTATTACTGGCACATGGTCTAGCAATGCCAGTACTGCGTGAAAACGCGCCTGATTCATTGCATGGGATTGTTTACAACGCCACACCGTTCTATCCAGAAAGCGAAAAGGACGAAGGTGCGGCTATGTACAAAGACGCCGCGAATTATCACTGGTTTATGGATCCGGTGCTTAAGGGAAGTTATCCCGAATTAGTACTAGAGCGCGAGTACGCCCACAAACCTATGGTGCTAGAAGGGGATCTAGAGATTATTTCTGCACCGGTAGATTACATCGGTATTAACTACTACTCACGTGGCGTAGTGCGTTTTGATGAAAATGGCGATATCGAATCAGTTCCTCAATCCGAATCAGAGCACACCGATATCGGTTGGGAAATTTACCCGCAGGGACTGACCGATCTGTTAGTTCGAATCAAGTCACGCTATCCAAACCTGCCACCGATCTACATTACTGAAAATGGCGCCGCAGGCAATGATGAGTGTATTGAAGGAAAGGTGGATGACGAACAGCGTCAACGCTACCTGCAACAGCACTTGCTTGCTCTAGATAAGGCGATAGAAAGCGGCGTTAACGTCCACGGTTACTTCGCTTGGAGCTTAATGGACAACTTTGAATGGGCGTTCGGTTACGTCCAGCGATTCGGCATTGTACATGTCGACTATCAAACACAAAAAAGAACACTGAAACAGAGTGCGATTGCCTATCGCAATATGCTTCTAGCGCGCTCTGAGGAGAACAAAAATGGCTAA
- a CDS encoding carbohydrate ABC transporter permease: MAKLKPSDRTVELLVKALMVLLAAILIVSAIITVFPFIWSALLSTRDRSEIFGTGISFAIGDSLAINYAKLQEIMPFWQAMFNSVYVAFVGTTISLLFCSMGGYAFAVHKFKGKNILFGMLVGSMMIPPVLSLIPYFMIVKFLGLLDNHVAVWLPFTTTPFGIFLMRQHVVASIPRELLEAAKLDGAGELRTYWSVVLPLMKPALATLAIVQFVFFWNMFMQPLVVLNSPENYVITQALRSVQGIPNTPWGAVMLGTTISILPLVVTYLFASKQMISGLTSGAVKG, translated from the coding sequence ATGGCAAAACTAAAACCGAGCGATCGCACTGTAGAGCTGCTGGTGAAAGCGTTAATGGTGCTGCTTGCAGCGATACTTATCGTCTCTGCAATTATTACCGTGTTCCCGTTTATTTGGTCGGCACTACTGTCGACACGTGACCGCAGCGAAATCTTTGGAACTGGTATCAGTTTTGCCATCGGAGATAGCTTGGCGATTAACTACGCGAAGCTACAAGAAATCATGCCTTTCTGGCAGGCGATGTTTAACTCTGTCTACGTGGCCTTTGTAGGTACCACCATTTCCCTGCTGTTCTGTAGCATGGGTGGTTACGCTTTTGCGGTTCACAAGTTCAAGGGTAAGAACATCTTATTTGGCATGCTGGTAGGCTCGATGATGATTCCACCAGTATTGAGCTTGATTCCTTACTTTATGATCGTGAAGTTTCTAGGATTGCTCGATAACCATGTTGCGGTATGGCTTCCATTTACCACGACGCCGTTTGGTATTTTCCTGATGCGTCAGCACGTGGTGGCCTCGATTCCACGTGAGCTTCTTGAAGCGGCCAAACTAGATGGTGCTGGTGAACTGCGTACTTACTGGAGCGTGGTACTACCGCTGATGAAACCCGCGCTTGCCACACTTGCGATTGTTCAGTTCGTTTTCTTCTGGAACATGTTCATGCAGCCTTTGGTAGTTCTGAACTCACCTGAAAACTACGTGATTACTCAGGCACTAAGAAGTGTGCAGGGCATACCAAATACCCCATGGGGCGCAGTAATGCTTGGTACCACTATCTCAATTCTTCCACTGGTTGTGACTTATCTGTTTGCCTCTAAACAGATGATTAGCGGCTTAACATCTGGCGCAGTTAAGGGGTAA